From a region of the Streptomyces venezuelae genome:
- a CDS encoding class I SAM-dependent methyltransferase, giving the protein MTEASDAAQADRTLKARHRAMWALGDYQSVASHVIPELGAVLVKECGVQRGDRVLDIAAGSGNAAIPAALAGADVVASDLTPELLEIGRHLAAVRGATLEWREADAEHLPFADGEFDVVMSCVGIMFAPHHRPAAEEMLRVCRAGGTVGLISWTPQGFVGRMFAAMKPYAPPPPPGAQPPPLWGDEEHVHELLGDAVTDVDSRRRTVRVDRFTGPTDFREFFKACYGPTVAVYRAVAGDPERVAGLDAALDALAAEHTVDGVMEWEYLLLTAHRRG; this is encoded by the coding sequence ATGACCGAGGCGAGCGACGCGGCCCAGGCGGACCGCACTCTGAAGGCCAGGCACCGCGCGATGTGGGCGCTGGGCGACTACCAGTCGGTGGCCTCCCACGTCATCCCGGAGTTGGGGGCCGTGCTCGTGAAGGAGTGCGGCGTCCAGCGGGGTGACCGGGTGCTCGACATCGCCGCGGGCTCGGGCAACGCCGCGATTCCGGCCGCCCTGGCCGGTGCCGACGTGGTGGCGTCCGACCTCACCCCCGAACTGCTGGAGATCGGCCGGCATCTGGCCGCCGTACGCGGTGCCACGCTCGAATGGCGGGAGGCCGACGCCGAGCACCTGCCCTTCGCCGACGGCGAGTTCGACGTGGTGATGTCCTGCGTCGGGATCATGTTCGCCCCGCACCACCGGCCCGCCGCCGAGGAGATGCTGCGCGTCTGCCGCGCCGGCGGCACGGTCGGGCTGATCAGCTGGACCCCGCAGGGCTTCGTGGGCCGGATGTTCGCGGCGATGAAGCCGTACGCTCCCCCGCCGCCGCCCGGGGCCCAGCCGCCTCCGCTGTGGGGCGACGAGGAACACGTGCACGAGCTGCTCGGGGACGCGGTCACCGACGTGGACTCCCGCCGCAGGACGGTTCGCGTGGACCGCTTCACGGGGCCCACGGACTTCCGGGAGTTCTTCAAGGCCTGCTACGGGCCCACCGTCGCCGTCTACCGTGCCGTCGCCGGCGATCCGGAGCGGGTCGCCGGGCTGGACGCGGCGCTCGACGCGCTCGCCGCCGAGCACACGGTGGACGGCGTCATGGAGTGGGAGTACCTGCTGCTGACGGCCCACCGCCGGGGCTGA
- a CDS encoding antitoxin MazE7, protein MADTTTVEVDTDVHDRLAVLAADRGLSLRAYLAELATAQENEAALARAARAFERALERPGFREGFARDFGRPASRD, encoded by the coding sequence ATGGCCGACACCACCACCGTCGAGGTCGACACCGATGTGCACGACCGTCTCGCCGTGCTCGCCGCGGACCGCGGACTGAGCCTGCGCGCGTACCTCGCCGAACTCGCCACCGCCCAGGAGAACGAGGCCGCGCTCGCCCGGGCCGCGCGTGCCTTCGAGCGGGCGCTGGAGCGGCCCGGCTTCCGCGAGGGCTTCGCCCGCGACTTCGGCCGGCCGGCGTCGCGCGACTGA
- a CDS encoding serine hydrolase domain-containing protein, translated as MSGVRTTHPGRARTALLCATALLATVLPAGGAWAATGAGSAPAPCAASPEPKGGEAKRILDIAKAAQKELDLNSVVLRVTRDGREVVTVALGESMTGVPATADMHFRAGSVAIVYMGIAMLQLVEDGKAALDDPISRWLPDAPHADEITLRMLGASTSGLRDYVPDPKFVAALYADPFRQWTPAELVGISAAHPLLYEPGTSWSYSHANFVLLGQALEKISGMPLATLLEQQITGPTGLDNTRNSFTPQIQEPVLHSFDAERGTYEESTYWNPSWTTAPGAVLNTHICDLARSAEAVGTGELLSPQSFKVQLDPGTVGLGGNTPGCAPRDCFRQLPDRHFGYGVIVQNGWIQSNPSFAGYAAIQAYLPSEHLAIAVSTTVGPKAPGNNTAQTIAARIAAVLAPDNSLAG; from the coding sequence ATGAGCGGAGTGAGGACCACGCACCCGGGCCGCGCCCGGACCGCGCTGCTGTGCGCGACCGCGTTGCTCGCCACGGTGCTGCCGGCCGGTGGCGCGTGGGCGGCGACCGGGGCGGGATCCGCTCCCGCCCCGTGTGCGGCGTCCCCGGAGCCCAAGGGCGGCGAGGCGAAGCGGATCCTGGACATCGCCAAGGCCGCGCAGAAGGAGCTGGACCTGAACTCCGTCGTGCTGCGGGTCACGCGTGACGGGCGGGAGGTCGTCACCGTCGCGCTCGGCGAGTCGATGACGGGTGTCCCGGCCACGGCGGACATGCACTTCCGGGCCGGTTCGGTGGCGATCGTCTACATGGGCATCGCCATGCTGCAACTCGTCGAGGACGGGAAGGCCGCCCTGGACGACCCGATCTCGCGCTGGCTCCCCGACGCCCCGCACGCCGACGAGATCACCCTGCGCATGCTCGGCGCCTCCACCTCGGGCCTGCGCGACTACGTACCGGACCCGAAGTTCGTCGCGGCCCTGTACGCCGACCCGTTCCGCCAGTGGACCCCCGCCGAGCTCGTGGGCATCTCCGCCGCCCACCCCCTGCTGTACGAGCCGGGGACCAGCTGGAGCTACTCCCACGCGAACTTCGTCCTCCTCGGGCAGGCCCTGGAGAAGATCTCCGGCATGCCACTGGCCACGTTGCTGGAACAGCAGATCACGGGGCCCACCGGGCTGGACAACACCCGCAACAGCTTCACGCCCCAGATCCAGGAGCCCGTCCTGCACTCCTTCGACGCGGAGCGCGGCACGTACGAGGAGTCCACCTACTGGAACCCCTCCTGGACCACCGCTCCCGGCGCGGTCCTGAACACCCACATCTGCGACCTGGCCCGCTCGGCCGAGGCCGTGGGCACGGGTGAGCTCCTCTCGCCGCAGAGCTTCAAGGTCCAGCTCGACCCGGGCACGGTCGGCCTCGGCGGCAACACCCCCGGCTGCGCGCCCAGGGACTGCTTCCGCCAGCTTCCGGACCGGCACTTCGGCTACGGCGTGATCGTCCAGAACGGCTGGATCCAGTCGAACCCGTCGTTCGCGGGGTACGCGGCGATCCAGGCGTACCTCCCGAGCGAGCACCTGGCCATCGCGGTGTCCACCACGGTGGGTCCCAAGGCCCCCGGGAACAACACGGCGCAGACGATCGCCGCCCGGATCGCCGCGGTCCTGGCCCCGGACAACTCCCTGGCCGGATGA
- a CDS encoding mannosyltransferase family protein — protein sequence MPVSTSRRPVELPGSPAGWPPVRETAPRRPRRPRLARPAFLRLGPGEREVVWLYLLTRVGIWATAGAVSWLFPADGDARRPASLLAPWQQWDWWFYLRIAQDGYFPGQAGPWTAGWDNREAFLPGLPLVLRAVHTVVPDWAAAGALVSFVSGGVAVLALARIARHHLADLETGRRAVAFLLLSPCAVFLAAGYTEALFLALALPAWLAAQRQNWPVAAVLACLACSVRVTGLFLAAALALHFVLTARGRAAWRSAPWLFLPALAPVLYSWYLQTRTGDWMAWKHSQERGWYRDFHAPWEAWANTWNAAFHHTQPTGYAFMWQAELLAMVVGVVLLVVLVRGRRWPEALYTGLTLWALGTSYWYTSVPRSTLLWWPLWIGLASWSMKRPRIRSAYLYVVAPLSTAIAITFLSGRWAG from the coding sequence ATGCCCGTTTCAACCTCCCGTCGGCCGGTCGAGTTGCCCGGCTCGCCGGCCGGCTGGCCGCCCGTACGAGAGACCGCGCCCCGCCGCCCGCGCCGCCCCCGCCTCGCGCGTCCGGCGTTCCTGCGGCTCGGCCCGGGCGAGCGCGAGGTGGTGTGGCTGTACCTGCTGACCCGAGTCGGCATCTGGGCCACCGCGGGCGCCGTCAGCTGGCTGTTCCCGGCCGACGGCGACGCCCGCAGGCCGGCCTCGCTGCTCGCGCCCTGGCAGCAGTGGGACTGGTGGTTCTACCTCCGCATAGCCCAGGACGGATACTTCCCCGGCCAGGCCGGTCCCTGGACGGCCGGCTGGGACAACCGCGAGGCCTTCCTCCCCGGCCTCCCCCTCGTCCTGCGCGCCGTCCACACCGTGGTGCCCGACTGGGCCGCGGCCGGAGCCCTGGTCTCGTTCGTCTCGGGAGGCGTCGCCGTCCTGGCTCTCGCCCGGATCGCCCGCCATCACCTGGCCGACCTCGAAACGGGCCGCCGTGCGGTGGCGTTCCTGCTGCTCTCGCCGTGCGCCGTGTTCCTCGCGGCCGGCTACACCGAGGCGCTCTTCCTGGCCCTGGCCCTGCCCGCGTGGCTGGCGGCACAGCGGCAGAACTGGCCGGTGGCCGCGGTACTGGCCTGCCTCGCCTGCTCGGTCCGCGTCACGGGGCTGTTCCTCGCGGCCGCCCTCGCCCTCCACTTCGTCCTCACCGCCCGCGGCCGCGCCGCCTGGCGCTCGGCCCCGTGGCTCTTCCTGCCCGCCCTCGCCCCGGTCCTCTACAGCTGGTACCTGCAGACCCGGACCGGAGACTGGATGGCGTGGAAGCACTCCCAGGAACGCGGCTGGTACCGGGACTTCCACGCGCCCTGGGAGGCCTGGGCGAACACCTGGAACGCCGCCTTCCACCACACCCAACCCACCGGGTACGCGTTCATGTGGCAGGCGGAGCTGCTCGCCATGGTGGTCGGCGTCGTCCTCCTGGTCGTGCTGGTACGGGGCCGCCGCTGGCCGGAGGCCCTCTACACCGGCCTGACCCTGTGGGCCCTGGGCACCTCCTACTGGTACACGTCCGTGCCCCGCTCCACCCTCCTGTGGTGGCCGCTGTGGATCGGCCTGGCCTCCTGGAGCATGAAGCGCCCTCGGATCCGGAGCGCCTACCTCTACGTCGTGGCGCCGCTGTCCACCGCGATCGCCATCACCTTCCTCTCGGGCCGCTGGGCCGGCTAG